In Narcine bancroftii isolate sNarBan1 chromosome 7, sNarBan1.hap1, whole genome shotgun sequence, the sequence TCGAGAGCGTGCAGTTTGGATTTCTTAAAGATTGCACTGTTGGCTAGCCCTCTGCGTGCTTGGTTTTGTGTGCTGCTAATTTACAATAAAGCTTTCCTTGGGACTGGCGTTGGGTTTGGTGCCTGGGATCATTGAATGACATCAGCTCTTTGGCTTATTAGGCATTCTGCTCAACTTTCAAGGCTGCGCTTTTGAGTGACAATCGCTGGACCCAATGGTTGGGCTTCGTTGTCTTCCAGCTGACGGGAGGCGAACAGCCAATGATCGTCCCGTCTATAGGCGGGATTAAAAGAGCTTATACTCTCTTCGGCTCATTGAGAGTTAGGGAGAAGATTTAGTggagagacgtgtgtgtgtgggagaaggaTAGGGATCGGAGGCGACTGAGACAGACAGGGGAAGGGATGCAAACTCCTGCCTCCTGCAACTTACTCCGTCCTTAGTTATTTGCATCCgcctcttccagttttttttgggggggggggggtgggggaatctgGAATGAAAGAGCAGAAGGTGATCAGCATTTCTGAAAACAGATTTAAaacggagagggtcaagaaacgAATCTTCTGCGTCTGGCTAGAGTATTCGCAACTTTTGATGCAATGCAAATGGTCGCATCGGTGGGATAACGGCGAATGTTTCTTCCCCGCCGACTGCTCAAGACTACGGCTGCGATTTCGCGCTGTTTGTTGTAAATAAGAATAAAAGCAAAGGATCATCTTCATGCGGCCGAGTCACACTAAGAAGATTCTGCAGACTGCTTCTCCTCCCTGGCAGTTCAATGCAACCTCCGGCAGTTTTGTGTACTGTGCCTTCTGAATACTGCGCCGAGGAAATAGTGGTTAACCCTCTCTGCAGCGATCTTTGCTCGTGAGCATAAAtacggtggggagggagggagggaggtggggggggaccaCTTGTTTGCAAAACCGATGGGGGATCGCCTCGAGGGATAAACAACCCACGTACCCACCCCTTTTTTTGCAGAATTGTGTCGGGGTGAGGGCAGGGTGCTCGGGGTGTAAATAGCGGTGGGGTGATTTGCTTCTGCCTATCCGCGGGATTATGGACATGCGGGATTTTTACCTGTTCCTGGCGCTGGTCGCTTGCCTGACGGTGGACTCGGCTCTCGCTCAGGAGCTGGTCTACACCATCCAAGAGGAGCTGCCCGAAAACATCTTGCTGGGTAACATCCCCCGAGATCTCAACATCTCCCGGTTAAATGCGGCCACGGGGGCGAGTGCTAACCTCATCTACAGGCTGGTGTCCAAGGCTGGCGAGGTGCCCCTGCTGCGAGTGTCCAGTAGCACGGGGGAGATCTTCACCACGGCCAACCGAGTGGACCGCGAGAAACTCTGCGCCGGTACCTACACCGACAGCGACTGCTCCTTCGAGGTGGAGGTGGTCATCCTGCCCAACGACCACTTCAGACTGGTCAAGATCAAGGTGGTGGTGAGAGATGTCAACGACAACGCGCCCATGTTCCCCTCTCCCGTCATCAACATCTCCATCCCAGAAAATACCTTGGTCAATAGCCGTTTCCCGGTGCCTTCGGCCACCGACCCGGACACGGGGAGCAATGGGGTGCAGCGGTACCAGCTGCTGAACGGTCAGGGGGCTTATGGTTTGGACGTCGTGGAGAGTCCCGAGGGCGAGAAGTGGCCGCAGCTGATAGTGCAGCGTAGCCTGGACCGCGAGCAGAAGGACACCTACGTGATGAAGATCAAGGTAGAAGACGGGGGAAGCCCGCAGAAATCCAGCACCGCCATCCTGCAGGTCACCGTCAGCGATGTCAACGATAACAGGCCGGTGTTTCAGGAGAGCCAGCTGGAGGTCCGTCTGCCGGAGGATGCGCCCCTGGGCACCTCTGTCATCCAGCTCCACGCCACCGACGCCGATGCGGGCTCCAATGCTCAGGTCCGGTACCTCTTCAGCCCGCAGGTCTCCCCCGCCGTCCGCCGGCACTTCGCCCTCAACAGTACGGCCGGTCTCCTCACGGTCCAGAGAGCCCTGGACCGGGAGGAGACGTCCCTGCACAAGATGACCGTGCTGGCCACCGATGGCAGTTCCACCCCCGCCAGAGCTACCGTCACCGTCAACGTTACCGATGTCAACGACAACCCCCCAACCATTGACATCCGCTATATTATCAGCCCCATCAACGGGACGGTCTACCTGTCCGAGAAGGATCCCGTCAACACCAAGATAGCCCTGATCACAGTGTCGGATAAGGACACTGATGTGAATGGTAAAGTGGTATGCTACATTGAGAAAGAGGTGCCCTTCCATCTGAAGGCTGTGTACGATAACCAGTACCTCTTGGAGACATCTGCTCTGTTGGACTATGAGAGCACCAGAGATTACAGCTTCAGGATTGTGGCCTCTGACTCTGGTAAACCCAGTCTAAATCAAAGTGCCCTGGTCCGAGTGAGACTGGAAGATGAGAATGACAACCCCCCTGTCTTCAGCCAGCCTGTTATTGAGCTATCTGTTGCGGAAAACAACCACCGTGGCCTCTACCTCACCACCATCAGTGCCACTGATGAGGACAGTGGCAAGAACGCAGAGATTGTCTACCAGCTCGGGCCCAATGCCTCATCCTTTGACTTGGATCGGAAGACCGGGGTCCTGACTGCTTCCAGGGTCTTTGACAGGGAGGAGCAGGAACGCTATATTTTCACGGTGACAGCTCGGGACAGTGGCAACCCACCCCTTCAGAGCCAAGCCGCTGTGATCGTCACCGTGCTGGACGAGAATGACAATAATCCTAAATTCACCCACAATCACTTCCAGTTCTTTGTGTCTGAAAATTTGCCAAAGTACAGCACTGTGGGGGTGATCACAGTGACAGATGCAGATGCTGGGGAGAATGCAGAGGTGATGGCATCTGTCGTTGGTGATAATGATAATTTTATCTTGGACCCAGTGAGTGGAGTTATAAGATCTAATGTCTCTTTCGACAGAGAGCTGCAAAGTTCGTACACATTTGAAGTCAAAGCAATTGACCGAGGTAGACCTGTCCGAACCTCCATTGCTAAAGTCACCATCAATGTCATAGATGTTAATGATAACAGTCCCGTAGTAATCTATCCCCCTTCAAACTCTTCATTCAAGCTGGTGCCTCTCTCTGCCATCCCTGGTTCAGTGGTGGCAGAGGTGTTTGCTGTGGATATCGACACAGGAATGAACGCAGAACTCAAGTACAGCATTGTCAGTGGAAATACCAAGGGCTTGTTCAGAATTGATCCAGTGACTGGTAATATTACTCTGGAAGAGAAACCAACTGTTACAGACCAAGGTTTGCATCGTTTGGTGGTAAACATCAGTGATTTAGGATACCCTAAACCCTTGCATACCCTGGTGCTTGTCTATTTGTATGTGAATGACACCATAAGTAACACTAGTTACATTAACGAGCTCATAAGAAGAACCATGGAGACTCCATTAGATAGGAACATTGGCGACAGCACCCAGTCCTGGCAGAATGAGGATTATCTTACCATCATGATCGCCATAGTAGCAGGAGCAATGGTTGTGATTGTGGTCATATTTGTGACGGTGTTGGTGCGTTGCCGCCAGTCAAGGTTCAAAGCCACACAAAGGACCAAGCAGGGTGCAGAGTGGATGTCTCCAAACCAAGAAAACAAGcaaaacaaaaagaagaaaagaaagaaaaggaaatctCCAAAGAGTTCTCTTTTAAACTTTGTTACCATTGAAGAATCCAAACCTGATGACCCTGCCCATGAGCCCATCAATGGGACCATTACTCTTCCAGCGGAGCTGGAGGAGCAGACTATAGGACGGTTTGATTGGAGCACAACACCACCAACAACCTTTAAGCCCAGCAGCCCAGACCTTGCAAGACATTATAAGTCAGGCTCACCTCAGCCCTCTTTTCATCTAAAGCCAGACACTCCAGTTTCTGCAAAAAAGCACCACGTGATTCAGGAGCTCCCTTTGGACAACACCTTCGTAGGGGGCTGTGATACCTTGTCCAAGCACTCTTCAACAAGCTCAGACCACTTCAGCGCGTCAGAGTGTAGTTCCCAAGGTGGCTTCAAGACAAAGGGCCCATTGCACACCAGACAGGTAACTGAGAGTTTTTACTGGTCTATCAGCACCAACGTTCAATATCCCAGCACTATCAAGGGTGAAACGGAACCTGTAGCAAGTACCCACAGAAACCTGCAGAGAATGTTTCCCCTGTGACCCTTTTTATTGAAGTGTGTTATAATTTGTGTCCAAACATTGGAAACATAACAAAGTTATTTCCTTGCaaactactttttttttgtcGAGGCtcatttctttcctgctgttaaagTTATTTTAGTTGTATTTTTAGGTTGCAGGGAAACAAATTAGAAAGTAATATGCTAAGCCTGTAGATGGCACTGGAGCACTTTCTGCTAATCAGTGGCAAATTGTGAGCTGCAGAGTCTGCAGTGGGGGAAGGCAAGGAAGAGATTGTTGCTTGGTGGTGATAATACTGCAAAGGACCAGATGCCATTGGATTGTTATTTGCAAATGCCCACCTGTAGTTTTGTTTTGAGATGATCTCTGGAATTGTTAGGCATTTAGGGATGATGTACAGATCAGATGAGGTGCTATAAATAGATATTTCTCATCTGAAAGATCCCAACAAATTATTCAGAATTCCAAGCAGAAgactgatattatttgctaaaatAGACTTAATACTGATGTCTCTATTGCCACTGATTATGGATGAAACAATTCAGAATTCTGCTCGTAACTTCAGAGAAGCTTCTTTTGTGTATCCCCCATCTGTATCCTATTGCTTTTCTCTTCAGGTTATTTTGCCTTTAAAATTGTGACCAGCTTTGTTTGAGAGTTTGGGGTGCATgagaaattaattttgaaaatataatttaaatgcaGTCTTTGTTCCAATCATGATCCAGATAAAATTCCAACACAATGAACTGCAGTATCTTTTAAGCAAAGATTATTGTCCGAACATTTGCCCCACTCACTCCGAATGCACATGCATAACATTCATTTTGAATGTTCACTTTGGATTGTACGATGCAAAGAATGGGGGGAAACTTGACATTTGTACAGAAAGGAAGAGCTTGTTCTAAATTTGAGCTTTGTGTTTTTGGGTGTGTGAATTAACGTGTCTTCAAATCATGCCTTGGCACTTTCTCAGATGCTGATCAATATATTCCTTTCCTATACTAAAGAATTTATATTTCCCTGAGTTaatgcatatttaaaaaaaaaagaattgcttTTGCAAAATTCAAGATACTTAGAAAATTTTTCACTTCCGTCATTAATATCTTTTAGATGTTAGGACTTATTATTCTAGATTTCTGGATATTTATCTTGGAACTCTTAGTTGTTTTTCAAACTGTAATATTAAAGTTGGTCAACAAAGCAAAAAATCCGTGTGCCAAGGCTttgaaaatgttttgctgcttatTTGAGATCTATTGCTATGtcatcacacaaaaaaaaacttctccaAGGCCACTACATCAGGATATTGCAATATGACCTCTGGTCAATGGTGAGATGGTAGAGACTACTAATTCCAAACTCGGGCTGTGTTAATTTCCTGCTTCAGATGTTTCCATGAAGTATCTGTTGTTTTGATGATGGTGCGTTGAACCATGCACAGGATAATGCAGTAATCATATTGCTAGCTATTAAAtagattttgcatcagtattataATCCAGCTCACTTAGTATCACTAAGCTGGTCGTACTTTTTGTGCAATCTTTGAATAATAGGCTGCATATAGTgatggtgacattttattctcacaCCTTATTTAAATATATCTGCTGAACTCTGAAGAAGATGATATTTCATTTGATTATTAGATTAAACTACCAGTAGTTGTGAAGATGCTAGCATCTATGTTTGGGGTAACactttttgttaaaatatggtaCGTGTGAATTCAACTCAAATGAAATTTTTGATCATGTCAGCAATAAAGTGCAGATTTTGTGCAAATCCTCTTCtttcataaaaaaaaaataattgattgaAATATATCTGTTTTTGGTTTGACTCTCAATTCAGAAGGATTACATCTGATTAAATTTTCCACTTCGATCAAGTTCTTGCACAACTTGAATTGTGTTAAGTGGTACAGCAGTGCACTGCAAAATGAAAACAATTTTAGTTGAATAACTTTTGTGTATGTTGGATTCTGTCAGGAACTAATTAGTTCCAATTTCCACATCTCTTAGATATATTCAGGTTAGTGCTAATTTGACAGGATGGGTGACAACTTTTGTATTGATGACTGTGATCAGTGAACTTCGAACAAGATAGCTGTGTATAAAGATGCTGCACATATTTAGAATAGCAGAGCAAGCTATTGAATTGCTTTTGACAGTTACAGATGACCTGTGGCGAGTTATAGCTAACAGAATCACCAACTGAGATATAATCGGGTGGTCTTGGTTGGAACTATTTTGGAGTTTGTAATTTCAAATGCAAAACTTCATTTTTAAGCTTGCTTAAATATTGAATTTACTTATGTTTTGTCTGAAAAAGAATGGGGGGTGTTCTTTTTTTAATGGGGCACTTGCTTCATAAAATTTAACACTTTAATTCCATCACTTcgacattttcattttgatttttGACCTCCCTGTTAGCAAGTAAGAAAGAGAGTGTGAGGCACAGTTATTAGTAATAATACATGGTGACACAGTGTGGATAATGGATTGAAGCGTTTGCAGTGTTCTGCTTACCAGGCCATTGTATTATTGATCCCAATTCAAAGAGCATTAAGTATATCACCAATTGAATTGCCAACAGTCTTGGTGACCCAGCTGTGTTAACATGCCTTTCCCAGTACTCTAATTTGCAGAATTTtcatggctattaatactactggtgccaatattcccaaaggatagTATTTTGAGCTtacgatcctttgggaatattgccAAAAGATTCTCTGAGTAACCCTTATCCAGTTACACTTTGGTTACATCAGCGCATGCAACAATGTTTGGTTTGAGATTTTGGAATATCTGCTTCTCTTGACTTCCAtcttctttattatttttaaaattggatgAGGTTTGTTTTGTTTATTGTTGAATGCCAAGTTAATTCTATAATTAGAGTAATATTGGGCTCTATTCTTTTCCAGAATCTCGCACAGTATCCCCAAAAGTATGAGATGGACACTTATTATGGTTAAACCCAGAGCAAAAGTCAGTTCTCAGAAAGGTTAAGATGCTTCTCATCTGACGCTTGCACATCCCGAAATTCACCAAGTGCACACTTAAATTGTCGGAGAAATTCCTGGGCCAATATGTTGAAGCAATTTGTACAAAAAACATAGTGCTCATGGTTATTCCTTGGATGTAATTTGAACATTGCTCACTATAAATAAGAATTCATACACCAAAGGAAATAAAGTGAACAGTCTCTTATAAGCAATAGGAAAGTAACTGGAACGTTTTTTTAATAGCAGAAGTCCTTGACACAATAACTTGATGTCTGATGTGTTTAAATTGTTGCCAATAGGCTGTTGTCAGGAGAATGAATGGGAGTATTTCAGTCTTCTGCCAaaatttttctcttaatttgctGCATTTCTAGTACAGGGTCAGAACAGAAACTATATTGCCATGACCTTAGTGAATGCAGTAAAATGATCTGTATGGACTCATGTACAGTTGGCTGTGCTCCCACTTATGTTGAGAGTAAAATTGCCTGACAAGATTTCAAAAGATTTTATTCGTAGTCAAGTAAATATTATGGTACTAAATATTATGAGTGTTATTAAACCGTGGTCTCTAactaagagaaaagaaaaaaaaaacacctgttaAAATCTGCCCCTCACTGAGGGAATTCACTAAGTCATGTTATTCTGGAATTGCATCCTTTGCAGAGCTATGGAATTGGGGACGGAATGAAAGTGTTAATGAAGCTAATTGGAAGAATGTCAAAAGAGGAAACAGGAGATGAGGAAAGGCTGCTTATGTTAAAATGGCAGACTATCGAAACAGCCTTCCAATCCTTGCTCTTGGGTATTTTGAGCTGCTCTGTTCATTTAAGCTGCATCACAGAGTGCTGGAAAAGACTTCATGGTCTGCTTTATCAGTATCCAGACACCACACATTTTACTGCATCTGAAAGGACTGGTCTTCTGGGACTTGCTGAGAAGGGTCAGATAGTCATGTCAGTGTTGAAAAGGGTGGATTTATAAATATTATACAGTATTTGCAGAGACATTGTCTTGAATTACTATGTACatttaaatatatccaattaTTAGACACTATTTATTTTGCTGTTTTACCATTGTATTTAAAATTGAATGCTGATATTGTGGTTGCAGATTATTGTACTAAATAAAGAATAGCCTGATTATTAAATTTATTTCATTTCATTGTGTAATTttataattttgattttttttggcccctgtttattcatttaatttTGTTGTCTACTGTGGAGGTTTTTTTCTGTTTTTGACT encodes:
- the LOC138739109 gene encoding protocadherin-9 isoform X3, giving the protein MDMRDFYLFLALVACLTVDSALAQELVYTIQEELPENILLGNIPRDLNISRLNAATGASANLIYRLVSKAGEVPLLRVSSSTGEIFTTANRVDREKLCAGTYTDSDCSFEVEVVILPNDHFRLVKIKVVVRDVNDNAPMFPSPVINISIPENTLVNSRFPVPSATDPDTGSNGVQRYQLLNGQGAYGLDVVESPEGEKWPQLIVQRSLDREQKDTYVMKIKVEDGGSPQKSSTAILQVTVSDVNDNRPVFQESQLEVRLPEDAPLGTSVIQLHATDADAGSNAQVRYLFSPQVSPAVRRHFALNSTAGLLTVQRALDREETSLHKMTVLATDGSSTPARATVTVNVTDVNDNPPTIDIRYIISPINGTVYLSEKDPVNTKIALITVSDKDTDVNGKVVCYIEKEVPFHLKAVYDNQYLLETSALLDYESTRDYSFRIVASDSGKPSLNQSALVRVRLEDENDNPPVFSQPVIELSVAENNHRGLYLTTISATDEDSGKNAEIVYQLGPNASSFDLDRKTGVLTASRVFDREEQERYIFTVTARDSGNPPLQSQAAVIVTVLDENDNNPKFTHNHFQFFVSENLPKYSTVGVITVTDADAGENAEVMASVVGDNDNFILDPVSGVIRSNVSFDRELQSSYTFEVKAIDRGRPVRTSIAKVTINVIDVNDNSPVVIYPPSNSSFKLVPLSAIPGSVVAEVFAVDIDTGMNAELKYSIVSGNTKGLFRIDPVTGNITLEEKPTVTDQGLHRLVVNISDLGYPKPLHTLVLVYLYVNDTISNTSYINELIRRTMETPLDRNIGDSTQSWQNEDYLTIMIAIVAGAMVVIVVIFVTVLVRCRQSRFKATQRTKQGAEWMSPNQENKQNKKKKRKKRKSPKSSLLNFVTIEESKPDDPAHEPINGTITLPAELEEQTIGRFDWSTTPPTTFKPSSPDLARHYKSGSPQPSFHLKPDTPVSAKKHHVIQELPLDNTFVGGCDTLSKHSSTSSDHFSASECSSQGGFKTKGPLHTRQPQDEFYEQASPDKRTEADGNSDPNSSGKLVKMVFTVGKQQKPSFSVLATCTLVKKFLKLQRLFLATKSKMPRRQGQRRDCKLTGAKVNKVSKLSQAVKGFRKRINDLWLDARGKGTFDKKRGAVQHTDVPKDMILTWEEEKVTPIVHLVQHGPDASCDSSDSDEYCNSGHTEPKQHQVTVILEEKVSAQTQALGLLKQGTETDEVPQGSREQCKEDSAGGQRKSASYLKVPPSEQSRHHWAHQPEAMRAAPSSVPPNSHNRHEGELCPLCHRLDTLVSTVQRGFNNMHRDINTLQNASQYRGARLSQNVMSLVGAMHTLVRLHHFSILPRRDVAIQTSIVLRETCQGENNRAASNDPLTTSTETVVAPTNNVQPISNAAAPEDTVVEVSIDPDGDSPQSMSMEESSLNSSDNDW
- the LOC138739109 gene encoding protocadherin-9 isoform X2, encoding MDMRDFYLFLALVACLTVDSALAQELVYTIQEELPENILLGNIPRDLNISRLNAATGASANLIYRLVSKAGEVPLLRVSSSTGEIFTTANRVDREKLCAGTYTDSDCSFEVEVVILPNDHFRLVKIKVVVRDVNDNAPMFPSPVINISIPENTLVNSRFPVPSATDPDTGSNGVQRYQLLNGQGAYGLDVVESPEGEKWPQLIVQRSLDREQKDTYVMKIKVEDGGSPQKSSTAILQVTVSDVNDNRPVFQESQLEVRLPEDAPLGTSVIQLHATDADAGSNAQVRYLFSPQVSPAVRRHFALNSTAGLLTVQRALDREETSLHKMTVLATDGSSTPARATVTVNVTDVNDNPPTIDIRYIISPINGTVYLSEKDPVNTKIALITVSDKDTDVNGKVVCYIEKEVPFHLKAVYDNQYLLETSALLDYESTRDYSFRIVASDSGKPSLNQSALVRVRLEDENDNPPVFSQPVIELSVAENNHRGLYLTTISATDEDSGKNAEIVYQLGPNASSFDLDRKTGVLTASRVFDREEQERYIFTVTARDSGNPPLQSQAAVIVTVLDENDNNPKFTHNHFQFFVSENLPKYSTVGVITVTDADAGENAEVMASVVGDNDNFILDPVSGVIRSNVSFDRELQSSYTFEVKAIDRGRPVRTSIAKVTINVIDVNDNSPVVIYPPSNSSFKLVPLSAIPGSVVAEVFAVDIDTGMNAELKYSIVSGNTKGLFRIDPVTGNITLEEKPTVTDQGLHRLVVNISDLGYPKPLHTLVLVYLYVNDTISNTSYINELIRRTMETPLDRNIGDSTQSWQNEDYLTIMIAIVAGAMVVIVVIFVTVLVRCRQSRFKATQRTKQGAEWMSPNQENKQNKKKKRKKRKSPKSSLLNFVTIEESKPDDPAHEPINGTITLPAELEEQTIGRFDWSTTPPTTFKPSSPDLARHYKSGSPQPSFHLKPDTPVSAKKHHVIQELPLDNTFVGGCDTLSKHSSTSSDHFSASECSSQGGFKTKGPLHTRQGIEGNWKEKRPGIDHIKWQPQDEFYEQASPDKRTEADGNSDPNSSGKLVKMVFTVGKQQKPSFSVLATCTLVKKFLKLQRLFLATKSKMPRRQGQRRDCKLTGAKVNKVSKLSQAVKGFRKRINDLWLDARGKGTFDKKRGAVQHTDVPKDMILTWEEEKVTPIVHLVQHGPDASCDSSDSDEYCNSGHTEPKQHQVTVILEEKVSAQTQALGLLKQGTETDEVPQGSREQCKEDSAGGQRKSASYLKVPPSEQSRHHWAHQPEAMRAAPSSVPPNSHNRHEGELCPLCHRLDTLVSTVQRGFNNMHRDINTLQNASQYRGARLSQNVMSLVGAMHTLVRLHHFSILPRRDVAIQTSIVLRETCQGENNRAASNDPLTTSTETVVAPTNNVQPISNAAAPEDTVVEVSIDPDGDSPQSMSMEESSLNSSDNDW
- the LOC138739109 gene encoding protocadherin-9 isoform X1 yields the protein MDMRDFYLFLALVACLTVDSALAQELVYTIQEELPENILLGNIPRDLNISRLNAATGASANLIYRLVSKAGEVPLLRVSSSTGEIFTTANRVDREKLCAGTYTDSDCSFEVEVVILPNDHFRLVKIKVVVRDVNDNAPMFPSPVINISIPENTLVNSRFPVPSATDPDTGSNGVQRYQLLNGQGAYGLDVVESPEGEKWPQLIVQRSLDREQKDTYVMKIKVEDGGSPQKSSTAILQVTVSDVNDNRPVFQESQLEVRLPEDAPLGTSVIQLHATDADAGSNAQVRYLFSPQVSPAVRRHFALNSTAGLLTVQRALDREETSLHKMTVLATDGSSTPARATVTVNVTDVNDNPPTIDIRYIISPINGTVYLSEKDPVNTKIALITVSDKDTDVNGKVVCYIEKEVPFHLKAVYDNQYLLETSALLDYESTRDYSFRIVASDSGKPSLNQSALVRVRLEDENDNPPVFSQPVIELSVAENNHRGLYLTTISATDEDSGKNAEIVYQLGPNASSFDLDRKTGVLTASRVFDREEQERYIFTVTARDSGNPPLQSQAAVIVTVLDENDNNPKFTHNHFQFFVSENLPKYSTVGVITVTDADAGENAEVMASVVGDNDNFILDPVSGVIRSNVSFDRELQSSYTFEVKAIDRGRPVRTSIAKVTINVIDVNDNSPVVIYPPSNSSFKLVPLSAIPGSVVAEVFAVDIDTGMNAELKYSIVSGNTKGLFRIDPVTGNITLEEKPTVTDQGLHRLVVNISDLGYPKPLHTLVLVYLYVNDTISNTSYINELIRRTMETPLDRNIGDSTQSWQNEDYLTIMIAIVAGAMVVIVVIFVTVLVRCRQSRFKATQRTKQGAEWMSPNQENKQNKKKKRKKRKSPKSSLLNFVTIEESKPDDPAHEPINGTITLPAELEEQTIGRFDWSTTPPTTFKPSSPDLARHYKSGSPQPSFHLKPDTPVSAKKHHVIQELPLDNTFVGGCDTLSKHSSTSSDHFSASECSSQGGFKTKGPLHTRQSQKRVTFHLPDGSQESCSDSGLGDHEPVNGGLLISHPLPLVQPQDEFYEQASPDKRTEADGNSDPNSSGKLVKMVFTVGKQQKPSFSVLATCTLVKKFLKLQRLFLATKSKMPRRQGQRRDCKLTGAKVNKVSKLSQAVKGFRKRINDLWLDARGKGTFDKKRGAVQHTDVPKDMILTWEEEKVTPIVHLVQHGPDASCDSSDSDEYCNSGHTEPKQHQVTVILEEKVSAQTQALGLLKQGTETDEVPQGSREQCKEDSAGGQRKSASYLKVPPSEQSRHHWAHQPEAMRAAPSSVPPNSHNRHEGELCPLCHRLDTLVSTVQRGFNNMHRDINTLQNASQYRGARLSQNVMSLVGAMHTLVRLHHFSILPRRDVAIQTSIVLRETCQGENNRAASNDPLTTSTETVVAPTNNVQPISNAAAPEDTVVEVSIDPDGDSPQSMSMEESSLNSSDNDW
- the LOC138739109 gene encoding protocadherin-9 isoform X4, which encodes MDMRDFYLFLALVACLTVDSALAQELVYTIQEELPENILLGNIPRDLNISRLNAATGASANLIYRLVSKAGEVPLLRVSSSTGEIFTTANRVDREKLCAGTYTDSDCSFEVEVVILPNDHFRLVKIKVVVRDVNDNAPMFPSPVINISIPENTLVNSRFPVPSATDPDTGSNGVQRYQLLNGQGAYGLDVVESPEGEKWPQLIVQRSLDREQKDTYVMKIKVEDGGSPQKSSTAILQVTVSDVNDNRPVFQESQLEVRLPEDAPLGTSVIQLHATDADAGSNAQVRYLFSPQVSPAVRRHFALNSTAGLLTVQRALDREETSLHKMTVLATDGSSTPARATVTVNVTDVNDNPPTIDIRYIISPINGTVYLSEKDPVNTKIALITVSDKDTDVNGKVVCYIEKEVPFHLKAVYDNQYLLETSALLDYESTRDYSFRIVASDSGKPSLNQSALVRVRLEDENDNPPVFSQPVIELSVAENNHRGLYLTTISATDEDSGKNAEIVYQLGPNASSFDLDRKTGVLTASRVFDREEQERYIFTVTARDSGNPPLQSQAAVIVTVLDENDNNPKFTHNHFQFFVSENLPKYSTVGVITVTDADAGENAEVMASVVGDNDNFILDPVSGVIRSNVSFDRELQSSYTFEVKAIDRGRPVRTSIAKVTINVIDVNDNSPVVIYPPSNSSFKLVPLSAIPGSVVAEVFAVDIDTGMNAELKYSIVSGNTKGLFRIDPVTGNITLEEKPTVTDQGLHRLVVNISDLGYPKPLHTLVLVYLYVNDTISNTSYINELIRRTMETPLDRNIGDSTQSWQNEDYLTIMIAIVAGAMVVIVVIFVTVLVRCRQSRFKATQRTKQGAEWMSPNQENKQNKKKKRKKRKSPKSSLLNFVTIEESKPDDPAHEPINGTITLPAELEEQTIGRFDWSTTPPTTFKPSSPDLARHYKSGSPQPSFHLKPDTPVSAKKHHVIQELPLDNTFVGGCDTLSKHSSTSSDHFSASECSSQGGFKTKGPLHTRQSQKRVTFHLPDGSQESCSDSGLGDHEPVNGGLLISHPLPLVQPQDEFYEQASPDKRTEADGNSDPNSSDIPLGSRGLAEATEMCTQECLVLGHSDNCWMPPGLGSYQQLKSPLSTFGSQKEWIKKDKLINGHALSRTWKEDGNRGQFNDRKLIGCSDGHYSSRNPMADIPLASLKSYKQTLSSLETAKEHQL